The Ornithinibacillus sp. 4-3 region TATGTATTTGTTTTGGTCACCGCCCGTGCTCCACTAATTTGATCATTTAAAACAACTAAGACACCTTTTCCATATGATGTATCTGAAGCGGCTACTTTGACAGCATTTAGTAAATTGATAGGAGCGTCAGAGCTAAGTGCTGATAATGGTCGTTGGGCTCCAGTAATTACAATAGGTTTATTTGTATTAACTGTTAAATTCAGGAAGTATGCAGTCTCTTCAATTGTATTCGTCCCATGTGTGATAACAACTCCATCATAATGGTCTTTATTTAAATAGGTGTTAATCTTTTCTCTTAGTATGAGCCAATGCTCGGTATTAATAAGCGTACTACTTAAATTTGCTATTTGTTCTACATCTACATCCACGTATTGATGGACTTCTGGAATTTGTTCAAGAATATAATCTCCAGAATAATAACCTGATTGATAGTTTCTGAAGTCTAATCGATTTTCATGGTAGGCGGAAATTGTTCCACCTGTTGATAAAATCATAATTTTTTTCATTTGAACCTCCGAATATGTTTCATTCTGCTTTTCTAGTTGATTTATAAAGTAAAAAAATGACATGATATAATATCGATATAACAATTTGTAAAAGGAGCTTTTAAATGGAAGAAAAAGATTGCCTTATTTTACTTAGTGTATATAAGGAGCAAAACTTGGGACGAGCAGCAAAGCAGCTATATCTTACTCCCCCAGCCATTACATATCGTATCCATCAGCTAGAATCGCGTTTTTCTATCACAATTATCAAAAGAAATGGAAATCAAATATACTTTACACCTGAAGGAGAACAATTAGTCGACTACGCTAAAAAGACAATACGAGATCTAGAACATTTAAAAAACTCTCTACAAGGTTTTCAAGGAACACTTAGAATGGGTGTTGCTTCTATTTTCGCCTTATCTAAGCTTCCAAATATATTAGATACGTTTCTTCATACATATCCTGATATCAAAACACATTTAAATACTAATTTCAGTGAGCAAATTTTCAATCTACTTGTCAGCGGCAACATTCATCTTGCTATTGTGAGAGGTAATTATGAATGGCCTGATTATAAATATTTAATTCGCCAGGAAAATCTGTGTATTATATCAATGAAGCCGATTCATATTGAGGAACTTCCTCAGCTACCTTGCATACAAGTAAATTACCCTGCCTCCAAAAATTTTAGTAAGCAGTTAGATGATTGGTGGTTTGAACGTTTCAATAAACCGAAAAGTTACAATATGGAAGTCAATGACTTTCATACAGCGATTGCACTTGTAAAAAAGGGTCTCGGTTATGCTGTTGTACCAGAAATTTTTCTGTCAAAAGCTCAGCATTTATATCAACAACCCATTATATCAAAAGATGGTAATCCTATTCTTCTGAATACATGGCTCTTTTGTACAAATAAGTCTGAAAAGCTTCCAATCGTTGAGAAATTTATTCGTTTGATTAAAGAAACACCAAAAGAGTATCTATAAATAGATCCAATAGGTCGGGTGTACTTTAAAAGATGAAACAATTCTTCCCTCATAAAACACCCGACACACACTCGTCTACTTATTCTGTTTTGGATACATTCCAGAAAATTGCCCCGTCTACATCTTCAATTGGTGAAATAGATTTGCGAGAAGCATACAACAGATTTCCATCCCCAATTTTAATTACTGGCCTATAATCTAAAAACCAAGATTGGAGTTCATCATACACTTGACGTGCTTCATCCATTGAAGGCGCACGGCGAAGTTTCTCTGCTAGCTCATCTAATTCTGGATCCTCTGTCCATCCTGCAAAATCTGAACGCATGAATACAAGGGATGTCGGCTCAACCTTTGATGTATTTGCAATGATCGTCAAATCCCACTTACTTGGATCATTTCGGATATCGGTAAATGTCGGCCAATCATACACTTCTATGTGAGAGGCAATACCTAATTTATTAAGTTGCTCTTGTAATACAATAGCTGCGTTATACATATGGTCATAGTCTTTAGATGTAATAATTTTAAGTTCTTCACCATCATAACCGGCTTCAGCAAATAATTCTTTTGCTAATTCTTCATCTTGAAAATCATATTGATCTTTTCCAATATCACTGTACCATTGTGATTCTTGGTTAGCCAACATCATATGATGAGTCATATTATAGTAATCAGGATTAATGAAGGCTGCTTTTAACATATCTTCTTTATTTATTCCAACAGCTAGCGCTTCTCTTGCTATTTTATTAGCGAAAAGTCCCTCTTTTTTATTAAAGTACAAATTAAATACATCACGAGGTGTACTTTCCAATACAACATCACTATTCGCATTAATTTGTTCTGTACTATCAATTGGTACATCAATAACAGCATCATATTCTCCCGACAGAATTCCAGCTACTCGTGTAGAGGAATCAGGTACAATCAAAGCATAAAGATTTTCTACAAATACTTCTCTTTTCCCTGCTAATCCATCAGCAGGCTCTTCTCGAGTTGCATACTCTTCATATTTCTTTAGAAGTATATAGTTATTTTGTTTCCACTCCTCAAACTCGTATGGGCCAGTCCCAATGTACTCATCTACCATTCCACCATCACTTGCTTCGATAATGGAGGCTGGCATAATGCTAGGAAATTCACCGCCAGAATATGCAAGAACAATTAACGCAGTTGATGTCGGATGAATCATTTGTAATTCAACGGTATAATCATCTATCTCTACAAATTCAGCTCCTTCAAAGGTTGACTTTCCGGTACCTGAAGACTCAATCCAGCGGTTCATTGAAGCAACTACATCAAAAGCTTTCATTTCTTCCCCATTATGAAATTTGACTCCTTGACGCAATTTAAATTCAATCGTTTTTCCATCGTCTAGTAACTCAAATGATTCAGCAAGCATTGGCTGAACATCATAATTTGAATCTGGTGCTACTAATGATTCAAATATATTTCGAGCAACTAAAGTCGAAATAGTCGTTGTATTTAAATGCGTATCAAGTGTAGGGGGTTCTGAAGGAAGTGCAATCTTTAAGTCCCCTTTTACTTCTCCTCTAATGTCGTTGTCAGATGACTTCTCAGATTGACAGCCCCATAGCATAAATAACATAACTATTAAAAAGCCAAATTTAATCCATCTCATGTAAATATTCCCTCCCATAAAAATTACTATTATTCTGAATAATGTTAGATACAAACATATCATGCGATTCTTAGCTATTCCATTCAAGATTTTTTAAGGAGTCTTAAGAAAATTTAAAGTACGTTTCTGGAAAATACGAAAAAGCCTATAATCAGAGCTTTCCTGATTATAGGCTTAGTGAAATACTATTTACTTATTTAGCCCAAAATATATCACTTGTAAAAAAGGAATCAGCTCCCAATGAACTGATTCCTTTTTTCAATTATACAGTTGCTAGCTCAAGTTCTGCTTTTGGTCCGAAGAATTCAAAATGAACTTTATCTACTGGATGTCCTAAATCATATAACTCATTAATCACTAACTGCATGAAAGGTACTGGTCCACACACATAAATATCACTTCCTGCTAAAACCTTTCTGTGTAAGAACTCACGTGTAATAAAGCCATCTCCTTCTTCTGAATATAATACGTCCACAGAAGTACTCGTTAGTTTTTTACTTATATCCTCTATATTTTTATGAAATGCTTGATGTGCACGAGTTCTAGCAGAATGAATAAATGCTACTTTACGATTTGGTGTTTCCTTTGTAATAGATTCGTACATGCTCATCATTGGCGTAATTCCAACGCCTCCACTAATTAATGTAACTGGTGTAGTGTTTGCTGCATCTAAATAAAAATCTCCTGCTGGTGCGCTCACTTCTAATTGATCTCCAACTTGTAAATCATGATGTAGATAAGTGGATACTACTCCATTTGGTTGAACTTCATCTTCACGCTTAACAGAAATACGAAATACCTCTTCGTTAGATGCTTGTGATAAGCTATACTGGCGATTTAACATATATTCTTGTCCAGGAATTCTTAAACGAATTGTAATATACTGTCCTGGTAAATATGCTGGTAATTTTTGACCATCCACTGGTTTTAAGTAAAATGAAGTAATTACATCACTCTCTTTTACTTTATCGATCACTTTAAATGCTTTAAACATTCTCCATCCACCAGTTTGTTTTTCAGCTTCATCATACATATCTTTTTCAACACCGATAAAAGCGTCTGCAATAGCCCCGTATGCTTTCTCCCATGCCTCCAAGATTTCTGGTGTTGCGGCATCTCCTAACACTTCTTTGATTGCACCAAGCAAATGATAACCCACAATCGGATATTGATCTGCTGTAATTCCAAGTGAACGGTGTTTGTGTGCAATCTGAATTACTGCTGGTATAATTGCTTCTAAATTATCAATATTCGCTGCCGCTGCGTAGACTGTATTTGCTAAAGCTGTTTGTTGACGTCCTTGTTTTTGGTTTGCATGGTTAAACACATTTAAAAGTTCTGGGTTTTCCGCAAACATATTTTTATAAAATACGGTAGTAATTGTCTTTCCATGTTCCTCTAATACAGGTACTGTTGATTTAATAATATTAATTGTTTCTTGTGTTAGCATACTAGCACAACCTCTCTTTTTTTAAATATGCATTTAATATATAACTTTATTCCTAAACAAATCATATACCATTTCTCATTTTAAACATATATTAAAAATGCATCTTTTAGCACTGTTACATTTTTAGTCATATTTCATTCATTTTTTTGACACAAAAAACGGTATAATTGAATTAGGATCTTTTAATATTTGAGATTCTTTATATCTTAAAAACCAGAAAGTGCGGTGATAGAATGCGTTTAACCATGTATACAGACTATTCCTTACGTGTATTGTTGTATCTTGGGGTAAAAGGTCAAGAGCAATTATCAACTGTGCAGGAGATATCAGATAAATATCAAATTTCAAAAAATCATTTAACAAAAGTAACGCATGAGCTTGGTAAATTGGGGATCATTGAAACAGTAAGAGGACGTGGTGGCGGAATTCGATTAAAGTTAAAACCAGAAGAAATCAATATTGGTGAGGTTGTTCGAAAAACAGAAGATGACTTTTACATCGTAGAATGCTTTCATTGTGAATTGAATAAATGTATTATCACGCCTGTATGTAAATTAAAAGGAGTACTTGGCAAAGCATTACAAGCTTTTATACATGTACTCGATCAATATACACTTGCAGATTTTGTAATAGATAATGATGGATTACGTTCGATATTACTGGATGAAAAAAAATAAGAAATATAATCAGCTGTCTTAGGACAACTTTTTATATTTCTTATTTACAAGCTTAATGTCTAATTTCTATTCCACCAAACATTGCAAAATAATTAATTTGTAGTACTGGGCCAGTTGCAGCTTCCTTACTTATTGGTCTCAATTTATTTTCAATTCCGCCCAAGATAGGAGTACCTTTTACTTGTACCCGAATATTCTCTGGCAATTTTAATTCTATACCACCAAAAATAGCAGAAAGTTCTAAAGTGGCACCTGCCTCATGAAGCTCGATATCTCGTAAATCGACAGTAGCTCCACCAAAGACCGTACTCAAGTTTCCTCCTTTAAACTCCTTAGATTCACTACGTATATCCGCTCCGGAGAAAAAATGAAAAGAATTAATATCTTGTTCCTTATGAATCTGTTTCGTTCGATTACCACGTGCAAAAATAATGACAAGTCCAATGAAAATTAAAATAATTGGGCCAATAAAAACACCTAGATTAACATCAGCAACACGTTCTAATAAGAAGACTACACCAATGATAATAAGTATGACAGAAAAGACCCAAGATGTACGATCAATAATCAGTAGACCTATTCCTATTAAAATAACTGGCCACCAATCCCCTAATATTTGTGGGAAATTCCAAACATCCATTTGATGCAATAAGAAGCCTACACCAAAAAATAAAAAGACTGCTCCTAGCATAATTCGTTGACGCATACATTTTCCCCTTTCTTTTACTTCGATTAATTTCATTATACCTGTTCCAAATAATTCCTACTATGTAAATTTTTTGATAAATGTGATTTTATAGGACATTCATGGAAAATTCCTTTTACATTTCTTGTTAACTTCTCCATGTTCTATACTAAAGTCTGTAAAATTGCTTTGTGTTTTTATATATATTTGTATAAGCAGTTTCTAATGTTATTTCCTTTATTTTACTTATTTTTTCTACAATGGCATGCATCATCCTTGGTTTTGTCCACTCTTTTTCAAAAGGTCCAGTAAATGGCCATGGTCCATCTGTTTCTACCATTATTAATTCTAGTGGATATGTCTTAACCAACTCTTTAATAGCAGATTCATATAAAACATCTGGAGTAATAGAAATCATGTATTTATTACTAATCATTCGGGCAACAACTTTTTTATCACCTTTAAACCAGTGAAAATGTGCATAAGGATGTGAATATTTTTCTAGGATATCACACGCAATAGAAGCATCTTCATACACAGCATGTAGTACAATTGGCTTCTTTAATTGAGCCGCTTGTTGAACAAAGTTATCTAATAGTTCTATATGGCCTTCTACTTCGGTAATTTGCTTCTTCATTTGTGAATAATAAGGCAGTCCCACTTCTCCTACAGCAATCATCTCATCTTGATGCTTCTGAATAAATTCTAAGAGTTTTATTATTTCTAATTCATCTGGCAAAGCTTGCTCTGGATG contains the following coding sequences:
- a CDS encoding asparaginase → MSFFYFINQLEKQNETYSEVQMKKIMILSTGGTISAYHENRLDFRNYQSGYYSGDYILEQIPEVHQYVDVDVEQIANLSSTLINTEHWLILREKINTYLNKDHYDGVVITHGTNTIEETAYFLNLTVNTNKPIVITGAQRPLSALSSDAPINLLNAVKVAASDTSYGKGVLVVLNDQISGARAVTKTNTYRLETFQSIEQGYLGFIDPDDKIVFYQSPVRKHTYLSEFSIMKFKKLPEVDIVYSYAGANGKVIRSLIESGVKGIVVAGTGAGRCSYEEEKALEEAAKQGIKIVMSSRYGNGRVVPLEKYDYLNVITADNLPPHKARILLMVALAKYNEQDRIQDVFHIY
- a CDS encoding LysR family transcriptional regulator; this encodes MEEKDCLILLSVYKEQNLGRAAKQLYLTPPAITYRIHQLESRFSITIIKRNGNQIYFTPEGEQLVDYAKKTIRDLEHLKNSLQGFQGTLRMGVASIFALSKLPNILDTFLHTYPDIKTHLNTNFSEQIFNLLVSGNIHLAIVRGNYEWPDYKYLIRQENLCIISMKPIHIEELPQLPCIQVNYPASKNFSKQLDDWWFERFNKPKSYNMEVNDFHTAIALVKKGLGYAVVPEIFLSKAQHLYQQPIISKDGNPILLNTWLFCTNKSEKLPIVEKFIRLIKETPKEYL
- a CDS encoding ABC transporter substrate-binding protein; amino-acid sequence: MRWIKFGFLIVMLFMLWGCQSEKSSDNDIRGEVKGDLKIALPSEPPTLDTHLNTTTISTLVARNIFESLVAPDSNYDVQPMLAESFELLDDGKTIEFKLRQGVKFHNGEEMKAFDVVASMNRWIESSGTGKSTFEGAEFVEIDDYTVELQMIHPTSTALIVLAYSGGEFPSIMPASIIEASDGGMVDEYIGTGPYEFEEWKQNNYILLKKYEEYATREEPADGLAGKREVFVENLYALIVPDSSTRVAGILSGEYDAVIDVPIDSTEQINANSDVVLESTPRDVFNLYFNKKEGLFANKIAREALAVGINKEDMLKAAFINPDYYNMTHHMMLANQESQWYSDIGKDQYDFQDEELAKELFAEAGYDGEELKIITSKDYDHMYNAAIVLQEQLNKLGIASHIEVYDWPTFTDIRNDPSKWDLTIIANTSKVEPTSLVFMRSDFAGWTEDPELDELAEKLRRAPSMDEARQVYDELQSWFLDYRPVIKIGDGNLLYASRKSISPIEDVDGAIFWNVSKTE
- the hmpA gene encoding NO-inducible flavohemoprotein, producing the protein MLTQETINIIKSTVPVLEEHGKTITTVFYKNMFAENPELLNVFNHANQKQGRQQTALANTVYAAAANIDNLEAIIPAVIQIAHKHRSLGITADQYPIVGYHLLGAIKEVLGDAATPEILEAWEKAYGAIADAFIGVEKDMYDEAEKQTGGWRMFKAFKVIDKVKESDVITSFYLKPVDGQKLPAYLPGQYITIRLRIPGQEYMLNRQYSLSQASNEEVFRISVKREDEVQPNGVVSTYLHHDLQVGDQLEVSAPAGDFYLDAANTTPVTLISGGVGITPMMSMYESITKETPNRKVAFIHSARTRAHQAFHKNIEDISKKLTSTSVDVLYSEEGDGFITREFLHRKVLAGSDIYVCGPVPFMQLVINELYDLGHPVDKVHFEFFGPKAELELATV
- a CDS encoding Rrf2 family transcriptional regulator, whose amino-acid sequence is MRLTMYTDYSLRVLLYLGVKGQEQLSTVQEISDKYQISKNHLTKVTHELGKLGIIETVRGRGGGIRLKLKPEEINIGEVVRKTEDDFYIVECFHCELNKCIITPVCKLKGVLGKALQAFIHVLDQYTLADFVIDNDGLRSILLDEKK
- a CDS encoding DUF5668 domain-containing protein: MRQRIMLGAVFLFFGVGFLLHQMDVWNFPQILGDWWPVILIGIGLLIIDRTSWVFSVILIIIGVVFLLERVADVNLGVFIGPIILIFIGLVIIFARGNRTKQIHKEQDINSFHFFSGADIRSESKEFKGGNLSTVFGGATVDLRDIELHEAGATLELSAIFGGIELKLPENIRVQVKGTPILGGIENKLRPISKEAATGPVLQINYFAMFGGIEIRH
- a CDS encoding TatD family hydrolase, whose product is MQYKLIDSHIHFDQYSEAQQQYILSQLEKDQVEALIAVSTTLSSSEETLQLARKDNRIKPAFGYHPEQALPDELEIIKLLEFIQKHQDEMIAVGEVGLPYYSQMKKQITEVEGHIELLDNFVQQAAQLKKPIVLHAVYEDASIACDILEKYSHPYAHFHWFKGDKKVVARMISNKYMISITPDVLYESAIKELVKTYPLELIMVETDGPWPFTGPFEKEWTKPRMMHAIVEKISKIKEITLETAYTNIYKNTKQFYRL